gtTTTGCTCTGACGTTGCCCATGTTCTAAAAGCATCTTCCCATCCATTAAACAGTTCTTGGGATATTCGTGACGTCTTAGGGGCGACCAATGGCGTCCCAAAATATTTCCCACTACGACCTTATTCCCGAGTGCAATAATGAACTAATCTTTCAGTGGGGTTGGTGGGGGCTTTCCGGTCAATTCATGCCGGTCCTGTGTGTAATGGTTTTGGCATCCTTGATGCATGCAATTGCAAGCTGGTTACGTGGACTTTGTGCATCGTTAATTCAATTTCGTCTGAGAAACCCTAATTCTTGTGTTATTGATGATTCTTGATTTCTTGCTGCGGTTGATGCAGATCATAATGCTGAGCGCGTCGGCGAACAGGTTGTCAAGGTTGAAGGAGCAGGCGGAGGAGTACGCAGCTCTGATCATGGAAGAGCTGGATCCGGAGCGGCTCGGCTACATCGAGGTTGgtccattttgagattttttttggccCTGAGATCTTGAGATAATGCAAagtttccaaaatatttttcgtccgCAAATAGTTGGTGGGGGAACGCGTCTTGATGGAGCCAGGTTTGACCAGTAAATTTTTGTACGACTAAACTCGAGTGGTCTAAATAGTTTAGTTAAGACCTTGTCTCCCAAGTCCACGTTAggcaaaaaaatggaaattttttctaaGAATTGGGTAACCGTGTTGTTGAACCGTCCAAGAAGAAAGAGCAAGAGCTTATGACTATATACGTAAATCTATAATTGCATATGTACCTAGCTAGCGCATTACTTttgaattgaccaaattaaattGCTTAGAAGACATAAGCGGCCgaagaattttctaaaatgtgtGTTGGTTGAGCGACTTTCTGTGGATTTTCATCTCTAAAAGTTTAGGTAATTAGAGGTTCTCCTTTCCGCCGTAATGTTATTAGTTTTTGATTGGTGCTTAATAGGGATGACCGACAAGTGACGAGCCATTCAAATCATGTCGTTTTCCTTACCTTATTGCCCTTAATCGCACAATAATTCTAGGGTTTCAAACTAATTAAATGGACTCAAATCAAaacgacacaaaaaaaaaaaaaaaagaaaaagaaattctggCTGACACGTTAACACAAGCTAGTTAAGCTGATGATCTGAGCTGTTTATAATCACGTTAAGACAAGTTATGTTTATAGTCATTCTATTTCCTTAAGTATATAGTAAGGGTCAGTGAGTTACGGTCTTTCTGGGTCAGAGATTTATATTCCCGTCCATTTTTCCTGCGTTCGACCCGATTTGTACTCCATGCCGAACCTTCTCAACCccttcccccttttcttttttctttttatattttcttggcTGCTAAAACTTTCTCGGAAAATTTAGTCCTCCATACGACGGAGAAAACAGATGGGGCTTTCTTCGGGGTGTCCCACACGGAACGCCTTCCACCACACCTAGTGCAACGTATTGCACCCCCACACGCGTGCTGTCTGGTTTTTGATCGTCACTGTCGTTTTTGGACACGATCCCTCCTGTCCTATCACACCTTTCCACGATTCCGTTGCTGAAAGAGCTGCTCCTGAGCTCGCGACGATTCACGATATTTGAATCCTGTTCTTATGGCGGGCGTGGGAACGACAAGAAGCACCACATTTGGAGACTAACAAgatctaatttttttcctttttttttttgagtgaaTAATATCATCATGTGGATCGTTCTCTTAGTTTGTTGACATGCCATGGATCAAACGGTTGGTGCACATGTCATGCACGAGCTTTCTACTCATGgcggagaaaaaagaagatgaaaaattcCACTTAAAATGCTAATAACATGggggaaaagttcaaatttttcttgctttgttttttgcaatttagcccCTAAACTTCTACGTGAAATTTGGGTGCAGCTATGGCAGCTAGAGACGCTGCTGCTGCAGAAGGACACATACCTCAACTACAGCCAGGCGCTGAGCTACACAAGCCAGGCGCTGAGCCAGAACCTGCAGGGCCTGAGGAGGAGGAGCCCCATCAGGAGGCTGAGCACCAAGTGCCTGTACTACCTGGAAGAGAACTGGAGGAGGGTTTGGGTCGTGATCCTGTGGGTCGCCGTCATGATAGGCCTCTTCGCGTGGAAGTTCCAGCAGTACAAGCAGAAGGACGCCTTCCAGGTCATGGGCTACTGCCTCCTCACGGCGAAGGGCGCCGCCGAGACGCTCAAGCTCAACATGGCCCTCATCCTGCTGCCCGTGTGCCGGAACACCATCACCTGGCTCCGCTCCACCAGGGTCGGCCTCTTCATACCCTTCGACGACAACATCAACTTCCACAAGGTACACAAAATGTTATTTCGTGAAATGCTGTATTATTAACAGAATCAATGCCGCAAACTTAGCTTTACATTATCAATTAGTGAACATTCTGAATGTCGCAGACCTCACCATGGACCGATAGCTTGAGCCACCCACAGTCCGATACTAATACGCATTCTTTTAGGCTCATAAGGAAATTTGGACAATAAATTAGACCCGACCTATGCAATTGGACATGTATGATCCAGCCGTACGATTAAAAACCTTCAATCTTAATCATGGAGCCTAACCCTCCTTTATGAAATTTCCAACACTTCAATAATTTTCCACATCTTTGAGCTAGCTTTATCATCCTATAGGCGGAGGAAACTTGCGGGGAAAGTCaacgtgattgatttgatctgGACAATCGggatcaaaagaaaaaactagTGACTCGATGATTCGTCTCTTTGTGTGCACTTTAATGATGATGACATGTCCTGTGTAAGAACGCGTATGGTGCCAGGCATCATCTTTCTGTTTAAAGGCAGCAAAGGTTGACGAATGAGAAGCTTCCCTAGCCATTGTTTTGGGCCAGAGAGATCATGATTATCTTTGTTTATATGCAGAAAACTTAAAAAGAACTTGTGGGAAGCCATAAAGATTTGACTTTTTTCTGAACAAGTtaataaaaatggagaaaaacaaATGTGAAAGGACACTATGTTCTGTCTAAATTGGTTTCTTGTAACAGTTGCGCGTCGGTCTATAAATTATGGAGCTTTGTTTTTAAAATATGTTTGCGCAAGTTGAGCTAGGAGATTGACTTCATAATGACATAAAGAAAGAAATCTCTTGCATTTCCCCAAGATCCTTCCCTATCTGCGGATGAGGCGAAGAAGAAACTCTGTATCGCAGCATTAGAAATTTGGCTGGAGAGTGAGGATTCATCGGTCGTTGCTTGAATAAATTTCAATGCAGGAAATCACAACTTTGAAGCGTGTGATAAGATATAGATGCGACCCCGTAGAGTGAATGTAGATCGTGATTTCTAGGTTCCGCACATGGAGAGGAGAGTGGTTGATCCAATGACAGATCATATTTTGCAATGTCATTTTAAGGGTTAATGTCTGATGTGGTACGAAATGCTGGTCAGACATGTAGAACTGCACATGTGATGTGGAATGAGACTCCTAGGATTTTTGAGGTTGTCCGGCTAGTGAAAAAGCAAGAATTCCGAGAAGagaatgttctttttgaggtCAGTGATCTTAGGAAACGCGGCGGAAGCGATATCTCTACCATTTGCATAATCACCGGAATTGTGCTTTTTACTGATACTTTTGATTAATGAGAAACTGAAATGTTGTCCCTTTAGCCTATAGGAGCTAGCGAATCATAAGTTGTGAATCATGGGATGATACTTGAGTTTAAGGATTCACAGCAAGAACTGCAACATCTGAATAATGTCTTTCTGGTACGTTGACTGGTGCAGACGATAGCTGCCGCTATTGTAGTCGGTGTCATCCTCCATGTTGGCGACCATCTTGCGTGCGATTTCGTGAGGCTCGTACATGCGCCTCAAGACATCTACGATCGGTACTTGAAGAATGATTTCGGTGCTACGAAGCCGACGTACCTTGATCTTGTCAAGGGGGCTGAAGGCGTGACTGGGATCCTCATGGTGATCTTGATGACAATAGCCTTCACATTAGCCACCCGATGGTTCCGGCGGAGCCTCGTCAAGTTCCCGAAGCCCTTCGACCGGCTTACTGGCTTCAACGCATTTTGGTACTCGCACCACCTGTTTGTACTCGTCTATATCCTGCTCGTCGTTCATGGAGTCTTCCTTTACCTCGTTCACCACTGGTACCGCAAGACGGTATGAATCGTTTTCTTTCCCTGCATTCCATTAACTTTCTGAGAATCAGGCTTCTCCAATGTGCTGTGTTCTTTTACCAACATTGAAATATTGAAAGACTTCCGGTGTATTCCTAATGTAGTTGCATAATGTCGAGCTTGTGCCTTTGCAGACTTGGATGTATCTTTCCGTTCCTGTATTGCTCTATGCCGGAGAAAGGACCCTGAGATTCTTCAGGTCTGGAATGTACACAGTCCGACTGCTCAAGGTGACAAAAGCATTCCCGCATCATCCATCTTCCCAATTTGATATTCACATCTTCGTTTGTTGGGCGTTCGATTAAAATTGGTGACATTCAGAGCGAACTGTCTCAATTGTTTAGGTTGCTATCTACCCTGGAAATGTCTTGACGTTAAAGATGTCGAAGCCTCCCCAATTTAAGTACAAAAGCGGGCAGTACATGTTCGTCCAGTGTCCCGCGGTTTCTCCATTCGAATGGTAAGTCCCCAAGTAATGACGATAACTGTCCGCTGAGAACAATGAATTTTGCTTGTGGTAATGAGCGCGCCATTCTGTTACTTCTTGAGTGGACTGCGCAACTGCTTAATGTCCGGACAGTTACTAGAAAGGTTATGGAACCTCGCATACGTTCTGATCTCTACTCTGGACACATATTGCCAGGCACCCATTTTCGATAACCTCGGCTCCTGGTGATGACTACCTCAGTGTTCACATCCGTCAACTAGGCGACTGGACGCAAGAGCTCAAAAGGGTGTTCGCCGAGGCTTGCGAGCCTCCTGTTGCAGGAAAGAGTGGCCTCCTCAGGGCTGATGAAACAACCAAGACAAGGTACCTACACTTCCTGTACCATTCTTTCATTGTCCACACACACTACAGTTTTCCTGTATAATGATACTAGTGATTACTGAGCTTGTGGGGTTTATAATAATCAAGACCGTATTCTTTTCTTGATTACAGCTTGCCGAAGCTCCGCATAGACGGTCCATACGGCGCTCCGGCTCAAGATTACCAAAAATACGATGTCTTGCTGCTGGTTGGTCTCGGAATCGGGGCAACGCCTTTCATTAGTATCCTCAAAGATTTGCTCAACAACATTGTCAAAAGCGAGGAGCAAGCAGTAAGTACCATGTACTCTCACCCTTTAGTAACCTTTTGAACAACTTAATTGTTGATTGATGCAAATGAGAATGAATTGGCATTGCGATAACTTCAGACCGATTTTCCTTTTGCCTTCTCTCTTTGTTTGTAGGATTCAGTCACGGATATCAGTAGGAACTCAGATCAAAGCGTAGGGAGCGTCGAATCGCCCAACCCGAACCGGGTTTCCCCGAGGCGCAGGAAGGCTCTGAAGACCACCAACGCTTACTTCTACTGGGTGACCAGAGAACAAGGGTCGTTCGACTGGTTCAAAGGGGTCATGAATGAGGTCGCGGAGCTTGATCAAAGGGTAACACAGACAACATGCTTTCTCTCGAGCCCAATTTCCAGCTCGTTCATTGGATCGATTAAAAGTTTAGTCTTTACTGATCGTGTTATTCATTTGGGACGTTCAGGGGGTGATTGAGATGCACAATTACTTGACCAGTGTGTACGAGGAAGGCGATGCGAGATCTGCCCTCATCACCATGGTCCAAGCTCTTAATCATGCCAAGAATGGGGTAGACATTGTCTCTGGAACGAGGGTAagtgtcctcctcctcctcctcctactaTTGTCAATTTAACATCTTGAATCACCAAAAGAGAACGTTTTTATTCAGGTAAGGACTCATTTCGCAAGACCCAATTGGAAGAAGGCTCTCACGAGACTCTGCTCCAAGCACAGCGGTGCAAGGATAGGTGACTCTCAATCATTGAATCTCTTCACAAAATTACAGCAGCAAACTCGACCAATCTCCATATGTTCACTCTTCTGACTTCTTGAATTCAGGCGTTTTCTACTGTGGAGCCCCTGTTCTGGCCAAAGAGCTGAGCAAGCTCTGCTACGAGTTCAACCAGAAAGGCCCCACCAAATTCGACTTCCACAAGGAGCATTTCTAGACTACATTTGCTTCTCCAAAATCCCATTAGCTTCCAACACCTTCATCCACCCAAAGAAGAGTCTTAACCGTAAGGAGGGAGGCCCTGAATATTTTTTGTACAGAACAGGGTAGAGCCAGTACAGTCACTGTAAGTAATTACAATATAGTTCCGTAGGACCCCCAAGGGAAGAAGACAAGAGGGGAAGCTGGTCACTCCACCTCACGCACGTGGCCACAGCGCGGGTGGAGAAAAGTGGGCGGCGTGGCCCAGAACGACACTGCGGGACAGCTGCCAGAACGCCAGGTTTGACCTCAGGAAAGAGGCCTTTGACAGCGAAACGACAGTGCGTTTCATGATTGGGCCGCACTGCACTGCACAGCACATTTCGTTCGTGGGTGGGGTTAGGAAAGTGACCCTAATTTGTTGTCTATCTATGCAAGTGGATGGGCTGGAATAAATGTCAAGACACGTGTTATGCTAGttcctccctctttttttttttttttcagattattttttgaattttatccaTAGAATAAGGGAGCCTGTTATAGCGTGTAAAGAGTGATAatcacactttttttttatatatttttttttggggtcgaaactTGACTTGTGTTTGATGTCCTTATGCTTTTGGCAAAATAGGGCTGATAATTGTATGATCCAATCATCTGAGTAAAATGGGTACGGTTTTGCTCGATCCGAGATGTCGATTTGTGAAGGCGCGCCGCTCTTTCTCCGACCAATCGACTCTTTTTGAGTGTCGGTTACTGGTGATGATGTTCCGATGCGGTCCAAATGAATAGTAGTCTCGACTTAATTCTGAGGATGTAACGTATGCGAAGTCCTTTCGAATAGGGCGTGCGCTTGAGCCTTTGTCAATGGCTCACCCTTCAATTGAGTAATTGACGAACATGGAACCTCGCATTCgtattttttcttgtatttttagAATTTGTCTAGGACTTGGAAATATccccttttttcaaaattcttagCAAAAATATTTTGGTGATTCCAATGCTATCATTCGAGGCGCTCGATATAAAATAACGGTCCGATgttaaaattcttaaaaattgaaaaataaatcgcACCGTATACAATTGCTTTTACTTAGATGCgacatttattgtttttttgcCATCCGATTTGGTATAATTAATTAGGCCACTAACACATGCCTCTTGAATAATTGATGTGCATACACAAGAATTGCTCCTAAACAGATTTGGcccatttaattattttcatattGGGTCGGGCCTTATTTTTGTAGTTGGCCCCCACACGAACTAGGGATTACGAACTATTACTTTACGGGGCATTTGGTTCTCTTTAAATACTGAGAAATGAGGCaaatgatctccgaactttggctcaatgcacaatgtaagccatagaatattaatttgttcgatgtgatcCCTGAACTACAGGTACATGCTTAGTATATAGCCATTTCGTCATATGCTCAAACTTCAAATCATACGTCACTTGACGACGTGGATTACTTTATGCTAAGTTGgaacttttaaaatgatgagTTAACATATCCATCTTTTTATCCATAAGAGAAGATAAAATTATTGGGTTAACATGTCCATCGTTATTTAATGACGTGAATCATCATATACCGATTTGAGATTGAATATCTTACAAGGACAAGATAACGTGCCGAGGGAGGTCGAACCGATTATAATGGAGGCCCAAGCCCAGCTGACCCATTTTAAGAAGACATCCGCGGCCCACTGTAGCAGGTCAGAAAATCAAGTAGCATATTTTGTGGCCCAAGCCCATCGCTCAGAGACACTTTCACTTTCTTGGCCATCAAAAGTGGGATTCGCCTTGTTTTGATGCCCTCTCTTTAGGCTCGTCTTTTAAGAACTCTCGAAGTTGAATGAAGTATCATtctcgacccccaaaaaaaaagttcatggattgGAAAACACATCAGCGGAtccaattaacacaaattgacaGAATGAGGACGTTCAACATCTTCGTATAGTTTCAAGGATTGGATTAAACATTTACTTAGAGTTCAAAGATcataatgaacaaattaaaaagtttagggatgaTATTGTACATTGAGTTGAAGTTTAAACATGTTGCGTGTTATTTAGCCCCAATTATGGCGGTCTAAGTCACTATCGTAAATGGATGTTTGGCGAAGAATGGATCGGGCTGGTGAAAGATTGGACTTTCAAACTAGGAAACTTCAGCTACACTCTACGATCGGTCATTCGATTCGGTCCACACGATCCACTTCAGtagatgcctttttttttttttttcaatttttccaaactaaGCAACTTCAAACGGAACATGTCGGCTCGTATGCAGAAATAGTAATTCGCTCTCCAAACCGACTCCACCTTCCTAATCCAATAAGATATAAGTACGTAAGGGCCGAACGCATCAGAATTGAAATACGGGGGCGCTCCTCCGGGGGCGCACAGTGCTTCGCCTCGCCAAATTCGCCGGGCCTCGATTGAGATGATCAACCCTCCTAGTCGGCTTCGGTAGGGAGCACGATCGCCACCCCAAATAGCACCATCCCTTCACCGCAATTAGCTGGTCGAGGATCGATATGGATCGATAAAGATGCGTACattggaaggaaaagaaaagaacaaaaaaaagaagggtcGTTCCTGCTTTTACCAAAGTAAGGTGTGGACCGTTCTTTTCtatcctttttatgttttttcagtttattttcggTGGTGGTTACGGACATGGTGGACCAAGATAGAGTTGTTGACGGGAATCATAAGCAACGCGTGAAAATGTGGGGCGGCATCTTATCTTTATCTAGAAGATGTGTTGCTGTCGAGTCGAGTATGCCGTGGCTGATGATGGTTGAGTTATACCTCACTCAAGGGCAGTCTTTGTTGACCGCTGAGTCGAATCCCTCCTAATTAGTTGCACAAGTTGGGTGTCCCGGACGTTCAGACCGGTCCGGTTAGGTTCGATTTCGGATCGGGACGGACTACCCGATAGGAGGAGGAGCGGGAGTTAAAAGGGAATCGATCGGAGAAAGCTCATTATAATTATCGATCTCGTGGTAGAAACGCAGCGATTTTTTTGGCGCTTATTACCTAATGACAATGATTAGTTACTTCTAAAAGATATGTTGATATTTATGTGGGTCTCACTATGTGATAAAGTAGGATTTGTATAACTCCAAATCATGTGTGCGCCTCCTTAATAATTAGGTGAAAATGCATCACAATGTCTCACTTTTGTAGAAAAATTATGGCGGGCTTCTTGTCACACATCCACATGTGCACATCTACACAATAATTGtgagaaaattattgaaaaaatcccaaatttattttaattgtatcaattcagtcccgaactttttgtatttgtgtcaatttagtctcgTTTGATCGGTTGTTGCTGATGTAAACTTTTTGTacataatattttgaattctttatgattctttttcattaattttttccaccCAACCCTTAAGGTCGCGTGAGAGTGTCACGGTTCTCGCTCGATCTAGGTGAGCGAGGACATCGTGGCTGTCGACCAGACCAGGCAAGGGCCACGACACCCTCGCCGACATGAAGGATTGggggaaaaaactaaagaaaagaaaagaaaaaatcattattgaaatattaattaaaaagtcTACGTTAGTGCTGGTAGTGCCATATCAGACCTGGCTGTCATGGACTGAATtggatgcaaaaaatttagggccGAATTGACACAACTGTAATTTATGTACATAGTCTACCTAATTCACAAATACCAAATTGCTAGTGCAGTATAGTCGTAACCAtcttttcgataaaaaaaagtcataattaTCCTTCCTTGAATATTATTATTCCGCTGGATTTGTTCGATTGCATGGTGGGTCCAAATTTGGGGACGCTGCGTGCAATGTTTCCGATCCGGAAGAACATTCCACGGCGGATGCTCTGTCCGAGGCAGCTGTCTACGACCTTGATGTGTTGTCAAAGTCGCGATAGCATATTTGAATGggactaatatatatatatatatatatatatatatctttaaaaaatcaGCTTTCGAAATTGAAATCAACCAATCATAGAAAAATCCCATTTCCTCGCACGTTAACTTGTCCCCGGAATTGGACCATTATTTTAATCGTGCTTCTAGATTGTTAAGCATGTTACTTAAATCTCGTGGATTACGTTAGTGTTTGGTGGAATAGTCACAATACGAGTTTAATATAGATTCTTCGCGCCCACCAAAGGCAAACAATGTCGTTTCTGAGCAAAATCCCCTTTGAGATCCGACTTACAATGTACGCGATCCACGAGATTGACGAAGCATCATCATGCATTGAGTTTCGAGGTTTAATTTAGCCATCTAAATTGTCTTTCTTGGTCATTAGGAAATAACGAAAATGACACGAGCTCTCAAATTCTTGACACGATAACTATTGCTAGCCGCGATGTACGTTATTTATGCGCGGAGTTTGGCATTTCATGAATTAGGTGGCGGATACTAATCGGGGATAGGCGATCGGGCCGATTTGGCTTGAAAACCGAGTTGAACTAGCCAAATCATGTGGGGATAGGTTAAAGGTACCTGGTTCCCATGTAGAATTTGTTTTGAACTGGTTCTAAATCAAACTCTACATGGCTCTTAATTAAGAAcctatgaaataaaaaataatgaggcTAAATTTGTTTATGCACGGAATTTGGCATTTCATGAACCACGTGGTGGATACCAATCGGGGTTCATGAACCATGTGGCGGATACCAATCGGGGATCATGAACCATGTGGCGGATACCAATCGGGGATGAGGGACCAGGCCGGTTCAGCTTGAGAACCGAGTTGAATCGCAAATCATGTGGGGATTGGTTAAAGGTACCCGGTTCCCATGTAGAATTTGTTTTGAACTGGTTCTACATCAAACCCTACACGCTCTTAATTGAGAacttatgaaataaaaaataatgaggcTGAACATTCCCACAGAATAATGCCTTTATGAGATCCTAATTGTTAATTTTACAAAAACAATGCACATGATAGTGTTGGGTGGTCTTGGCCTTTCTCACTCCGAAAACTTGCTCAAATGATCAGACTTTCCCCTACACTTATAAATCGACCACCAGCTCCTTTCACAATTAATGTGGGATAACATCAACAATCTTCCTCTCACAC
This sequence is a window from Rhodamnia argentea isolate NSW1041297 chromosome 3, ASM2092103v1, whole genome shotgun sequence. Protein-coding genes within it:
- the LOC115746469 gene encoding respiratory burst oxidase homolog protein A; the encoded protein is MKGLARHERRWASDTVPGKSPASGSTSPAGTESSSAEEFVEVTLDLQDDDTIILRSVEPATSASALMINIDDDDGGGAGAGGGGSGSGAGTPCSASASAPSPSPTMRRSSSSRLRQFSHELKVEAVAKARQFSQELKAELRRFSWSHGHASRVLSASTSSAGQNACALDLALAARALRKQRAQLDRTRSGAQKALRGLRFISNGKTNGNIDAWNEVQARFDKLAKDGYLHRQDFAQCIGMRDSEAFALELFDALGRRRRLKVDKISKDELYEFWCQITDQSFDSRLQIFFDMVDKNEDGRITEEEVKEIIMLSASANRLSRLKEQAEEYAALIMEELDPERLGYIELWQLETLLLQKDTYLNYSQALSYTSQALSQNLQGLRRRSPIRRLSTKCLYYLEENWRRVWVVILWVAVMIGLFAWKFQQYKQKDAFQVMGYCLLTAKGAAETLKLNMALILLPVCRNTITWLRSTRVGLFIPFDDNINFHKTIAAAIVVGVILHVGDHLACDFVRLVHAPQDIYDRYLKNDFGATKPTYLDLVKGAEGVTGILMVILMTIAFTLATRWFRRSLVKFPKPFDRLTGFNAFWYSHHLFVLVYILLVVHGVFLYLVHHWYRKTTWMYLSVPVLLYAGERTLRFFRSGMYTVRLLKVAIYPGNVLTLKMSKPPQFKYKSGQYMFVQCPAVSPFEWHPFSITSAPGDDYLSVHIRQLGDWTQELKRVFAEACEPPVAGKSGLLRADETTKTSLPKLRIDGPYGAPAQDYQKYDVLLLVGLGIGATPFISILKDLLNNIVKSEEQADSVTDISRNSDQSVGSVESPNPNRVSPRRRKALKTTNAYFYWVTREQGSFDWFKGVMNEVAELDQRGVIEMHNYLTSVYEEGDARSALITMVQALNHAKNGVDIVSGTRVRTHFARPNWKKALTRLCSKHSGARIGVFYCGAPVLAKELSKLCYEFNQKGPTKFDFHKEHF